The proteins below come from a single Drosophila suzukii chromosome X, CBGP_Dsuzu_IsoJpt1.0, whole genome shotgun sequence genomic window:
- the LOC108005169 gene encoding mpv17-like protein 2 translates to MQSLRSCPARGLILSRAIRDQRSLRMSWPRRSGTAGGAGGAAPSGGTTTTTTVGLGALQKLREWHANAFSSRFLLFTNVGISLTLSCVGDILEQHLEIYCGEIERFESTRTAHMATSGVTVGVICHYWYKMLDKRLPGRSMRVVAKKIVLDQLICSPIYITAFFVTLGLLERKDKHEVWEEIKEKAWKLYAAEWTVWPVAQFVNFYWIPTHYRIFYDNIISLGYDVLTSKVKHKQSHSHLKKVP, encoded by the coding sequence ATGCAATCCCTGCGCAGCTGCCCGGCCCGTGGCCTAATCCTCTCCAGGGCCATTCGCGATCAGCGCAGCCTGCGGATGAGTTGGCCACGGAGAAGCGGCACAGCCGGAGGAGCCGGTGGAGCAGCACCCAGTGGCGggaccaccaccaccaccaccgtTGGCCTTGGAGCGCTCCAGAAGCTGCGGGAATGGCATGCAAATGCCTTCAGCAGCCGTTTCCTGCTCTTCACCAACGTGGGCATCTCCCTGACCCTCAGCTGTGTGGGCGACATCCTCGAACAGCATCTGGAGATCTATTGCGGCGAAATCGAACGCTTCGAGTCCACCCGGACCGCCCACATGGCAACCAGCGGTGTGACGGTGGGCGTGATCTGTCACTATTGGTACAAGATGCTGGACAAACGACTACCCGGTCGCAGTATGCGCGTGGTGGCGAAAAAGATCGTGCTCGACCAGCTGATCTGCTCGCCCATCTACATTACGGCCTTCTTCGTCACCCTGGGCCTGCTGGAGCGGAAGGATAAGCACGAAGTGTGGGAGGAGATCAAGGAGAAGGCCTGGAAGCTGTACGCTGCCGAATGGACGGTGTGGCCGGTGGCGCAGTTTGTGAACTTCTATTGGATCCCCACCCATTACCGCATCTTCTACGACAACATCATCAGTCTGGGCTACGACGTGCTGACCTCGAAGGTCAAGCACAAACAGTCGCATTCGCACCTCAAGAAGGTTCCCTAA
- the Bcat gene encoding branched-chain-amino-acid aminotransferase, cytosolic produces the protein MTTKMAINAKDIFRNQHRLIRFIAQSIRLCSNQSLKAAQAAQLQQQQKSSADFQITASVDAQYTSAPEPIKHDKNLGHQFRASQLSVRLAAPEQLQPKPDNDEELGFGRLFTDHMLKIYYHKSLGGWQRPEITPLENLVMHPAAKVLHYAVELFEGMKAYRGVDGKIRIFRPDMNMNRMNLAAQRSGLPTFEGKEFVQCLSRLLTIDSEWVPHTNTASLYIRPTLIGIDPTLGVASSDSALLYTILSPVGSYFKTGSNGAVSLLADPSHVRAWPGGVGNRKMGSNYAPTINVQKEAAAKGLQQVLWLYGEDHQLTEVGTMNIFMFYVNDQGEQELVTPPLSGLILPGITRDSILHMTRQWGKFKVSEAKITMPMVCDLLNQGRLLELFGAGTACVVSPVNRINYLGQDLYIPTMEQEKPIHELIRETLTDIQYGRVDHPWSVVID, from the exons ATGACGACCAAAATGGCAATTAACGCTAAG GATATTTTCCGCAACCAGCACCGCCTGATTCGCTTCATCGCCCAGTCAATCCGGCTGTGCAGCAACCAATCCCTAAAGGCGGCCCAGGCTGCCcagttgcagcagcaacagaagTCGTCGGCGGACTTCCAGATCACCGCCTCGGTGGATGCCCAATACACCAGTGCCCCAGAACCTATCAAGCATGACAAGAATCTGGGTCACCAATTCCGCGCCTCCCAGCTCTCCGTTCGACTGGCCGCCCCGGAGCAACTGCAGCCCAAGCCGGATAACGACGAGGAGCTAGGCTTCGGACGCCTCTTCACCGACCACATGCTCAAAATCTATTACCACAAGAGCCTGGGCGGTTGGCAGAGGCCGGAGATCACGCCGCTGGAGAACCTAGTCATGCATCCGGCCGCCAAGGTCCTGCACTACGCCGTTGAG CTCTTTGAGGGCATGAAGGCGTACCGGGGCGTCGACGGCAAGATCCGCATCTTCCGGCCGGACATGAACATGAACCGCATGAACCTGGCTGCCCAGCGATCCGGCTTGCCCACCTTCGAGGGCAAGGAGTTCGTCCAGTGCCTGTCCCGCCTGCTGACCATCGACTCCGAGTGGGTTCCCCACACCAACACTGCCAGCTTGTACATCCGCCCCACACTCATTGGCATTGAT CCCACGCTGGGAGTGGCTTCCTCGGACTCGGCCCTGCTCTACACGATCCTCAGTCCGGTGGGCAGCTACTTCAAGACGGGCTCCAACGGAGCCGTTTCCCTCCTAGCCGATCCCAGCCATGTGCGTGCCTGGCCAGGCGGCGTTGGCAACCGGAAGATGGGCTCCAACTATGCACCCACCATCAATGTCCAGAAGGAAGCGGCGGCCAAGGGACTGCAGCAGGTTCTGTGGCTCTACGGCGAGGATCACCAGCTAACCGAAGTGGGCACCATGAACATCTTCATGTTCTACGTGAACGATCAAGGAG AACAAGAACTGGTGACCCCGCCGCTGAGTGGCCTGATCCTGCCCGGAATCACCCGCGACTCCATCCTGCACATGACCCGTCAGTGGGGCAAGTTCAAGGTGAGCGAGGCGAAGATCACCATGCCCATGGTCTGCGACCTCCTCAACCAGGGAAGA CTACTGGAGCTCTTCGGTGCGGGAACGGCGTGTGTGGTCAGTCCGGTGAACAGGATCAACTACCTCGGCCAGGATCTGTACATACCCACCATGGAGCAGGAGAAGCCCATTCACGAGCTGATCCGCGAGACGCTCACCGACATCCAGTACGGTCGGGTGGACCACCCGTGGTCGGTGGTGATCGACTAA
- the Ype gene encoding protein yippee: MGRIFLEHLGGLKLFNCAQCHTNLTNRSQLISTRFTGATGRAYLFKRVVNLTFSNIQERVMLTGRHMVRDVMCKNCGAKLGWMYEFATEESQKYKEGRVILEYALITEAEGFPSEAATTSH, encoded by the exons ATGGGACGCATATTTCTGGAACACCTCGGCGGCCTGAAACTCTTCAATTGCGCCCAGTGCCACACGAACCTGACCAACCGCAGCCAACTGATCAGCACCCGATTCACGGGCGCAACAG GACGCGCCTATCTGTTCAAGCGAGTGGTCAACCTGACCTTCAGCAACATCCAGGAACGGGTCATGCTCACGGGACGCCACATGGTGCGCGACGTCATGTGCAAGAACTGCGGCGCCAAACTGGGCTGGATGTACGAGTTCGCCACCGAGGAGTCCCAAAA GTACAAGGAGGGCCGTGTGATTCTGGAGTACGCCCTGATCACCGAGGCGGAGGGCTTTCCGTCGGAGGCCGCCACTACGAGTCATTGA